In a single window of the Streptomyces sp. NBC_00285 genome:
- a CDS encoding S-(hydroxymethyl)mycothiol dehydrogenase — MAHEVRAVVARAKGAPVSVETIVVPDPGPGEALVKVEACGVCHTDLHYREGGISDDFPFLLGHEAAGRVEAVGEGVTALEPGDFVILNWRAVCGTCRACAKGRPWYCFATHNATQRMTLLDGTPLAPALGIGAFAEKTLVAAGQCTKVDPAAPATAAGLLGCGVMAGFGAAVNTGAVGRGDSVAVIGCGGVGMAAVAGARLAGATKVIAVDVDPRKLERAMGMGATHTVDSRENDPVAAIRELTGGFGADVVVEAVGRPETYRQAFYARDLAGTVVLVGVPTPEMKLELPLLDVFGRGGALKSSWYGDCLPSRDFPALIDLYLGGRFDLDAFVSETIGLDDVEKAFEKMHRGEVLRSVVVL, encoded by the coding sequence ATGGCTCATGAGGTTCGTGCTGTCGTCGCCCGGGCGAAGGGCGCCCCCGTCTCCGTCGAGACGATCGTCGTCCCCGACCCGGGACCCGGCGAGGCGCTGGTGAAGGTCGAGGCGTGCGGTGTCTGCCACACCGATCTCCACTACCGCGAGGGCGGCATCAGCGACGACTTCCCCTTCCTGCTGGGGCACGAGGCGGCGGGACGTGTCGAAGCCGTCGGAGAGGGCGTCACCGCACTGGAGCCCGGTGACTTCGTCATCCTCAACTGGCGTGCGGTCTGCGGCACGTGCCGGGCGTGCGCCAAGGGCAGGCCCTGGTACTGCTTCGCCACGCACAACGCGACCCAGCGGATGACCCTGCTCGACGGCACCCCGCTCGCGCCCGCCCTCGGCATCGGCGCCTTCGCGGAGAAGACCCTGGTGGCCGCGGGCCAGTGCACCAAGGTGGACCCGGCCGCCCCCGCGACGGCCGCCGGACTGCTCGGCTGCGGTGTCATGGCGGGCTTCGGCGCGGCCGTGAACACCGGAGCCGTCGGCCGCGGGGACTCCGTCGCCGTCATCGGCTGCGGCGGGGTCGGCATGGCCGCCGTCGCGGGGGCGAGGCTGGCCGGCGCGACCAAGGTCATCGCCGTCGACGTGGACCCGCGCAAGCTGGAGCGGGCCATGGGGATGGGCGCCACCCACACCGTCGACTCGCGGGAGAACGACCCCGTGGCGGCGATCCGCGAACTGACCGGCGGTTTCGGTGCCGACGTGGTCGTCGAGGCGGTCGGCCGCCCCGAGACGTACCGGCAGGCGTTCTACGCCCGGGACCTGGCCGGCACCGTCGTTCTGGTCGGTGTGCCGACCCCGGAGATGAAGCTGGAGCTGCCGCTGCTCGACGTCTTCGGGCGCGGTGGCGCGCTGAAGTCCAGCTGGTACGGCGACTGCCTGCCCTCGCGCGACTTCCCGGCCCTCATCGATCTGTACCTGGGCGGCCGCTTCGACCTGGACGCCTTCGTCTCCGAGACCATCGGCCTCGACGACGTGGAGAAGGCGTTCGAGAAGATGCACCGCGGTGAGGTGCTGCGGTCCGTCGTGGTGCTGTGA
- a CDS encoding excinuclease ABC subunit UvrA translates to MSKATTTGAPHAADSHDLIRVHGARENNLKDISIEIPKRRLTVFTGVSGSGKSSLVFDTIAAESQRLINETYSAFVQGFMPTLARPEVDVLDGLTTAITVDQQRLGGDPRSTVGTVTDTNAMLRILFSRLGTPHIGSPKAFSFNVASISGAGAVTMERGGQTVKERRSFSIVGGMCPRCEGRGTVNDIDLTQFYDDSKSLAEGAMTIPGYKSGGWNYRLYSESGFFDADKPIRRFTKKELQDFLYREPVRMKIAGINMTYEGLVPRIQKSMLAKDRESMQPHIREFVDRAITFTVCPECDGTRLSEGARSSKIKGISIADACAMQISDLAEWVRALDEPSVGPLLTALGETLDSFVEIGLGYLSLDRPSGTLSGGEAQRTKMIRHLGSSLTDVTYVFDEPTIGLHPHDIQRMNNLLLRLRDKGNTVLVVEHKPETIVIADHVVDLGPGAGTAGGSVCFEGTVEGLRTSDTVTGRHFDDRAGFKDTVRKATGALEIRGASTHNLQGVDVDIPLGVLTVITGVAGSGKSSLVHGSIPAGEGIVSVDQGAIRGSRRSNPATYTGLLEPIRKAFAKANGVKPALFSANSEGACPTCNGAGVVYTDLAMMAGVATTCEECEGKRFQASVLEYHLGGRDISEVLAMPVAEAGEFFGAGEAATPAAHRILERLSDVGLGYLTLGQPLTTLSGGERQRLKLATHMGEKGGVYVLDEPTTGLHLADVEQLLALLDRLVDSGKSVIVVEHHQAVMAHADWIVDLGPGAGHDGGRIVFEGTPAELVAAGSTVTAKHLAAYVGR, encoded by the coding sequence ATGAGCAAGGCCACCACGACGGGCGCGCCGCACGCTGCCGACAGCCACGATCTGATCCGCGTGCACGGGGCGCGCGAGAACAATCTGAAGGACATCAGCATCGAGATCCCCAAACGCCGGCTCACGGTGTTCACTGGGGTCTCCGGCTCCGGCAAGAGCTCGCTGGTGTTCGACACCATCGCCGCCGAGTCGCAGCGGCTGATCAACGAGACCTACAGCGCCTTCGTGCAGGGCTTCATGCCGACCCTGGCCCGCCCGGAGGTCGACGTCCTGGACGGCCTGACCACCGCGATCACCGTCGACCAGCAGCGCCTCGGCGGTGACCCGCGCTCCACCGTCGGCACCGTCACCGACACCAACGCGATGCTGCGGATCCTGTTCAGCAGACTCGGGACCCCGCACATCGGCTCACCGAAGGCGTTCTCCTTCAACGTCGCCTCGATCAGCGGAGCGGGCGCGGTCACCATGGAGCGCGGCGGACAGACCGTGAAGGAGCGCCGGAGCTTCAGCATCGTCGGAGGCATGTGTCCGCGCTGCGAGGGCCGGGGCACGGTCAACGACATCGACCTCACCCAGTTCTACGACGACTCCAAGTCGCTCGCCGAGGGCGCGATGACCATCCCCGGCTACAAGTCCGGAGGCTGGAACTACCGGCTCTACAGCGAGTCCGGCTTCTTCGACGCGGACAAGCCGATCCGGAGGTTCACCAAGAAGGAGCTCCAGGACTTCCTGTACCGCGAACCGGTCCGGATGAAGATCGCGGGCATCAACATGACCTACGAGGGTCTCGTCCCGCGGATCCAGAAGTCGATGCTCGCCAAGGACCGCGAGTCGATGCAGCCGCACATCCGCGAGTTCGTGGACCGCGCGATCACCTTCACGGTCTGCCCCGAGTGCGACGGCACCCGGCTGAGCGAGGGCGCCCGGTCCTCGAAGATCAAGGGGATCAGCATCGCCGACGCCTGCGCGATGCAGATCAGCGACCTGGCCGAGTGGGTGCGGGCCCTGGACGAGCCGTCGGTCGGCCCGCTGCTGACGGCGCTCGGGGAGACCCTCGACTCCTTCGTGGAGATCGGCCTCGGCTATCTCTCCCTCGACCGCCCCTCGGGCACCCTGTCCGGCGGCGAGGCGCAGCGCACCAAGATGATCCGGCACCTCGGCTCCTCACTCACCGACGTCACCTACGTCTTCGACGAGCCGACCATCGGGCTGCACCCCCATGACATCCAGCGCATGAACAACCTGCTGCTGCGCCTGCGGGACAAGGGCAACACGGTGCTGGTCGTGGAGCACAAGCCGGAGACGATCGTGATCGCCGACCACGTCGTCGACCTCGGTCCCGGTGCCGGTACGGCGGGCGGCTCCGTCTGTTTCGAGGGCACCGTCGAGGGGCTGCGGACCAGCGACACCGTCACCGGACGCCACTTCGACGACCGGGCCGGATTCAAGGACACGGTCCGCAAGGCCACCGGCGCGCTGGAGATCCGCGGTGCGTCCACGCACAACCTCCAGGGCGTCGACGTCGACATCCCGCTGGGCGTGCTGACCGTGATCACCGGCGTCGCGGGATCCGGCAAGAGCTCGCTCGTGCACGGGTCGATTCCGGCCGGGGAGGGGATCGTGTCCGTCGACCAGGGTGCGATCCGCGGTTCGCGGCGCAGCAACCCGGCGACGTACACCGGACTGCTCGAACCGATCCGCAAGGCGTTCGCGAAGGCCAACGGCGTGAAGCCGGCGCTGTTCAGTGCCAACTCCGAGGGCGCCTGTCCCACCTGCAACGGCGCCGGGGTCGTCTACACCGACCTCGCGATGATGGCCGGGGTGGCCACGACGTGCGAGGAGTGCGAGGGGAAGCGGTTCCAGGCCTCGGTGCTGGAGTACCACCTCGGCGGGCGGGACATCAGCGAGGTGCTCGCGATGCCGGTGGCCGAGGCCGGGGAGTTCTTCGGTGCCGGCGAGGCGGCCACGCCCGCCGCGCACCGGATCCTGGAGCGCCTCTCGGACGTCGGGCTCGGCTATCTCACCCTCGGCCAGCCGCTCACCACCCTGTCCGGCGGCGAGCGGCAGCGGCTGAAGCTCGCGACGCACATGGGGGAGAAGGGCGGTGTGTACGTCCTCGACGAGCCGACCACCGGTCTCCACCTCGCCGACGTCGAGCAACTCCTCGCTCTGCTCGACCGGCTCGTCGACTCCGGCAAGTCCGTCATCGTCGTCGAACACCACCAGGCGGTCATGGCGCACGCCGACTGGATCGTCGACCTCGGCCCGGGCGCGGGCCACGACGGCGGACGGATCGTCTTCGAGGGGACCCCAGCGGAGCTGGTCGCCGCCGGGTCCACGGTCACGGCGAAGCATCTGGCGGCGTACGTCGGTAGGTGA